A region of the Drosophila subobscura isolate 14011-0131.10 chromosome J, UCBerk_Dsub_1.0, whole genome shotgun sequence genome:
gtatttagttttttgtgtacGTGGAGGCCTCACCcatttgtggcatgcagctGCTTGTCAAACATCTCACCGAATTCCAAAtatctctctggctctggggtctggggtctctCTCGGGGGTTTATGGAGTTCTCATTAATGTAAAAATcgtaaaagaaacaaaaataagcgtCGTGCACTCGCTTCATACGAATAAGCACAAGGTCGTCCACTCTGTGGCACTTGTGGAAGTGATTGCAGTGGCCACACGGTACACGGCACACGAGTTCGGTTCCTGAAATCAATTTTCTTGAGGCTTAAAACGTGtctctttgcctttgtctctCTCCGTGAGACCTTCGTggaacggagagagagagagagagagagaagcataAAAATAATCGTAAATATCTAAAAGCTAATTGTGTTCATTGTTTGAGAGCTTGTGTTCCGTTTACCAGCGtcgcatttcaattgaagTTCATGCGATATGCTAtggaaggaaaataaaaagaatattCGAAAGCCGCACCTCCGTCAGACCATCAGGAATGGTGGGACCAACCCCTTGGGTCGGCTCTAAATTGCACAATTGAGTGACACCCTCGGAAAGTGAAGCCAACATGATCTGACCACGACCTGCCCCACGCAATTGACACGCGACGCAAGCTGCCACACCGTCAGGGAGCGTCGCcaacccaccccaccccaccccattGAGTGCCCCCATGGACATGTGGGGGACTTAATGTGATTAGGCTTGAGTTACTCGGACTCTGACAAGCCCCACTCTGGCAATTGcccaacgaacgaacgaaggAACGGTGTTGGCGTGGGTCTtcataattgtttaatttaagcaaagaTTATATTGCCCAGAGTCGCTGACGTTGTCAAGGTGTTGGGGAGACCACAAGACCGAGGCTGCTATCGGTTTcccactgtctgtctgcctgcctgtctgtctgtcctctGTCTGGCAGTTCCCACAGTTCCCCCAATGAGTTGGCTTGAtgactgccaccgccaccaccgccagcgcCACTGCTACCGAAGCTCTCTGCTGGCTGGGAGTGAACTGTGGCCCCTGTTTGATATCGCTGGAAGCTACCGTCTTGACGGCGTTTTAATGACTTTATCATTACGCGTCTCTAAAACTCCAGTTGTGGCTGGAGCTCTGGCGCTTCATATATCTTTATATCTGTATATCAGGCTGTGGGTTTCCCAGCAGCATCTACAATGTGCTGCGATCATCTACCAACTAGACCACAAAGCAGACAGCCGCAGACCCGCAGTGGAAAATGGGTGGAAAAACTCTATTAATATGCGGAGCGCAGAGTGAAATCTCTGGCTCAAGCTCTTGCGTGCGCGATGAAAAGTCTCGTGTTTAATGCAAATGCTCCTCGTCTTCCACTACTTACCTTTGctattatattttgtatttatctttctctctttttgcataaacaaagTTTCACTAATGccatgattttgattttgatttcggttttcctttttcattGCAGGCGCTTAGTGAAAAATTACCAGCCCaaaaagaaggaggaggaagacaATGAGTaagcaccaacaaaaacaataaaaccaTAAGTATACTTAAGTTTAATGCTTGTTAAATGTCATGGGAATTTAtcgacaatttgttgcattttgtttcgGATTTTGTGCCTTATTTGTGGGCCAAGTCGGATCTCTCAGGCTGCTCTAATTGTGCGTGTCGTAGGGAACAGAttcccattcattcattcccatgtgcgtgtgtgtggtctGAGAATCTACGTTTTTAATTACATGCCATGCAAATGGCATATGCGAATAGCTGACATCATGACCCGCAAATAGATCTGCTTGGATgtttggctctgctctgcgtgGCATGTGTGTAACATGACAATGAAGCCATAGCCAAGCTGAAGTTGACTTTGGTAATGAAATGCCAAGCGCTTGTGCCTTATTCAGTTGTAAAATTCATAAACTTATCCTCCCAGCCATATATAGAGAGTGCCACAGCgatgacagacagacagacctacgaacagagacacagaaacagacacataCGGCAGGGGCGTGGGCGTTCCATGGCGCGTCACAAAGCGCGTGTCCAACTCCGTCAATCTGAGAGCTCCATAAATTGCTACCCCGGCAATGGACTGGCCTGAAGAGTAGCTTGTCAGAGGCGCTAAATGCCGTGGGCAGGGCTCTGAGCTATGAACTGATACTCACATTGGCTCTCTTTATTACAGATTTACATCGATGCAAGCGTTTCGCAATCTGCTCAAGGAAGTGGGCGATCTGGCGGGACAGCGCGAAGTTGTGTCCGAGTCCCTGCAGCTACAGATCATACAGGGTGTGACGCTGCTCTCCAAAACGCTGCGCGATGATCGCAAGGTGAGTGTTGAATGAAATATTATGCCCTGAAATACCCAGATTATAGCTCAAATATCTCCCCACAGAAATGCCTTAGCGATGGTGCAATGCTGCAACAGAACCTCTCCACACAGCTCTCATCGCTGGAGCGGGCCAAGCGGAACTACGAGAAGGCGTACAGGGACTCGGAGAAGGCTGTCGAAAACTACAAGAAGGCCGACATGGATCTCAATCTGAGTCGTGCCGAGGTGGAGCGTTACAAGACCATCATGACATCGAAGATCCAGCAGTCGGACGATGCCAAGAACGAGTACGCCAATCAGCTGCAAAAGACGAACAatctgcagcaacagcacttCAGCATCCTGCTGCCCGCCGTCTTGAGTCGACTGCAGGAGCTCGACGAGAAGCGCACCCGTGGCATACGCGAGTTCATCATTGGAGCAGCGGAAGTGGAGTCCTCGGTGGCACCCATCATTGCCCGCTGCATGGAGGGGATTGTCAAGGCGGGAGAGTCCATCAACGAGAAGGAAGATTCATTCAAAGTCATAGAAAGGTTTAACCATCAATCAGTCCGCTCCTTTGTGATTGTATGTCTaatctttgtttgtttttgcgacAGATACCAATCGGGTTTCACGCCCCCAACGGACATACCCTTCGAGGACTTGTCCAAACTCGATCCGGACAGCTTGCAGGATCACTACAGCAATTCCATGTCGAACCACCTGACGATGCGTGGCACGATGAGTGCCAATAAGATCAAGAAGCGCGTCGGCATCTTCAACATATTCGGCAGCAACAAGGTGAGGGAATCCGTGGCCGATTCTCGTATAggttttatggtttatggctGTTGTATCCATAGTTTTAGCCTCGTTTCTgcctgactctctctctctcgatctgtctctctatctgtctgtcgATGGGAGCTTTCAGTTCtgtccccccacacacatgtcCGTTACTTTCAGTGCACCCAAGAGCCTCTTGAGTTGAGTCGCTTCTTCGTGATCTTTTAGTTCTTAAGTTGCCCCATCCACAAGTCGTAGGCCTCTGTTATGGTTTATgcgtgtgcggtgtgtgtctctctctttatagTTTACTCATCCAGTGTTCTATCTCTTTTCCGTTCTATCTCGAATCGATTACCATTTACCACTTTAATTTCCACCTGGACCATGGTCCTCTGACTGTGTCTCTGCTGTAAGTACCAAGAGTCCAGTCCTACAGGCCGCCTATCCTCGTGTTCGTTTCGTCTCATCCCacctcactcactctcactcaaGACTGAATGCCATAAATACTcgctatacatacatatcctCCGCCATCTCCCACATTGATTGTCTTCCCCCGTTTGCATATGAATTGCCATTCCAGTCCATGTTTTCCGTCTCTCATTTACTAATGTTTTTGTCTGCCTTTTGTAACCAACGCTTTGCTTTTGAGTTGTTTGTCCCCCTCTACCCTCTACGCCCCCATGTGAAAATTACCCACCAACCAAacaaccgaaaaccgaaagctTCTTTGATAACAACACtctgcaaaaatattaattgtattaactcttgatttctatttttgttgccgaaTCCCAAATGCTTttactcacacacaaaacacacaaacaaaacacaaaacactcaaattgcaaataaatgtgaattCTGAATATGAATTTGAATACTAAATCAATTCGCTGCCAATAGCAACGGCAGATAATTGAAGCCTGTATCACGATGAAGGTATGATGAATCTTTCAGCTCTAGCTCTACCCCTTAACTAAACTAAATAACTAACCCCTAAACCAACTAATTCTAACTAGTTCTAACTAAGCTTAGCCTTAACTAGCCTaccatttacatacatatatgattgCTCTTAATTACAAACACTCTACTCTATCCACGCTATCAACTAACCAATCACtagccacttgccacttgccactagCCACCAGCCATACCGACTATCGTtcgtttttccattaattaataacaattataGCAGTCTCTGAGCAAAACTTTCACTTTAAACGATTGGCAGTATTCTTGGTTCGAGctctaaaaacaaacaaaactacCCATTAAACTGGTCGGAAACTTTAAGAACAGTCTTGGCCACTAGCACACTCACACATTATCCGCATTATCATCAGTTCCAATTgtaattttgattatttttacGATCATTTGAGATTTGTTTTATGTTCATTAGCTCTCGTTGAGAAATTCCTTCGCATGATTTGAATTGAATGCTTTCCCCTGATTAAATCTAGCAGTTATTTTCCCCCTTGTGTTCCATTTgcatcatttatttatatactcgcatattttgttgattgtttGATGCCGCCTGTTGATGTGGAAACAGGTTGCGATTGATTCCCCataccaaaagcaaaagcaggcCATTGGGTTAGCTCCTTTGTGTGTAAatcttttattgcatttattctttattgttgttattttatatgtttatatcTCTTCTGTTTTACTCACTGCGTGCTACTTACTATctactgttgctgttcttcttataattgttgttgtcttgTGGCTGTCTTGATGTCCGTTTATTCATTCCATTTATATCCTGAACCATGTATCGCTTGATTCCCTAAACTAATCATTTGTATTCTCATAATCATTAGAACTCGCTCACTGCGGACGGACAAAAGGAGGACTTTAGTGATCTGCCACCGAATCAGCAAAGAAAGAAGCTTCAGGCAAAGATcgcggagctgcagcagaagatTGCACAGGAGACGAATGCCCGGGATGGCCTGATGAAGATGAAAATCGTCTATGAGACGAACTCATCGCTGGGCAATCCCATGACCGTTGA
Encoded here:
- the LOC117893408 gene encoding formin-binding protein 1-like isoform X5; amino-acid sequence: MASSSSSRHSSNNKLAESENASAENSNNMSWGIELWDQNDNLAIHTNRGIDALDKYANFLRDRVAIETEYAGKLRRLVKNYQPKKKEEEDNEFTSMQAFRNLLKEVGDLAGQREVVSESLQLQIIQGVTLLSKTLRDDRKKCLSDGAMLQQNLSTQLSSLERAKRNYEKAYRDSEKAVENYKKADMDLNLSRAEVERYKTIMTSKIQQSDDAKNEYANQLQKTNNLQQQHFSILLPAVLSRLQELDEKRTRGIREFIIGAAEVESSVAPIIARCMEGIVKAGESINEKEDSFKVIERYQSGFTPPTDIPFEDLSKLDPDSLQDHYSNSMSNHLTMRGTMSANKIKKRVGIFNIFGSNKNSLTADGQKEDFSDLPPNQQRKKLQAKIAELQQKIAQETNARDGLMKMKIVYETNSSLGNPMTVEGQLNESEHKLEKLKIDLKKYQGYFERANQAQVANNSPQANRNQLQNGHRTSRHSNGSADDHHDEGDDQPDDAGSLSRSGSEDNVAQIQNGHNNNNNGSASPESGLGTSHTSLPGSGQGSANENAIGEDAYFETEVEPLQPLGTCRALYPFEASSEGSIPMNEGEELQVIEIDQGDGWTRVRRANDSNGWDEGFVPTSYIECTLYA
- the LOC117893408 gene encoding formin-binding protein 1-like isoform X11 codes for the protein MASSSSSRHSSNNKLAESENASAENSNNMSWGIELWDQNDNLAIHTNRGIDALDKYANFLRDRVAIETEYAGKLRRLVKNYQPKKKEEEDNEFTSMQAFRNLLKEVGDLAGQREVVSESLQLQIIQGVTLLSKTLRDDRKKCLSDGAMLQQNLSTQLSSLERAKRNYEKAYRDSEKAVENYKKADMDLNLSRAEVERYKTIMTSKIQQSDDAKNEYANQLQKTNNLQQQHFSILLPAVLSRLQELDEKRTRGIREFIIGAAEVESSVAPIIARCMEGIVKAGESINEKEDSFKVIERYQSGFTPPTDIPFEDLSKLDPDSLQDHYSNSMSNHLTMRGTMSANKIKKRVGIFNIFGSNKEDFSDLPPNQQRKKLQAKIAELQQKIAQETNARDGLMKMKIVYETNSSLGNPMTVEGQLNESEHKLEKLKIDLKKYQGYFERANQAQVANNSPQANRNQLQNGHRTSRHSNGSADDHHDEGDDQPDDAGSLSSSASPESGLGTSHTSLPGSGQGSANENAIGEDAYFETEVEPLQPLGTCRALYPFEASSEGSIPMNEGEELQVIEIDQGDGWTRVRRANDSNGWDEGFVPTSYIECTLYA
- the LOC117893408 gene encoding formin-binding protein 1-like isoform X9; amino-acid sequence: MASSSSSRHSSNNKLAESENASAENSNNMSWGIELWDQNDNLAIHTNRGIDALDKYANFLRDRVAIETEYAGKLRRLVKNYQPKKKEEEDNEFTSMQAFRNLLKEVGDLAGQREVVSESLQLQIIQGVTLLSKTLRDDRKKCLSDGAMLQQNLSTQLSSLERAKRNYEKAYRDSEKAVENYKKADMDLNLSRAEVERYKTIMTSKIQQSDDAKNEYANQLQKTNNLQQQHFSILLPAVLSRLQELDEKRTRGIREFIIGAAEVESSVAPIIARCMEGIVKAGESINEKEDSFKVIERYQSGFTPPTDIPFEDLSKLDPDSLQDHYSNSMSNHLTMRGTMSANKIKKRVGIFNIFGSNKNSLTADGQKEDFSDLPPNQQRKKLQAKIAELQQKIAQETNARDGLMKMKIVYETNSSLGNPMTVEGQLNESEHKLEKLKIDLKKYQGYFERANQAQVANNSPQANRNQLQNGHRTSRHSNGSADDHHDEGDDQPDDAGSLSSSSASPESGLGTSHTSLPGSGQGSANENAIGEDAYFETEVEPLQPLGTCRALYPFEASSEGSIPMNEGEELQVIEIDQGDGWTRVRRANDSNGWDEGFVPTSYIECTLYA
- the LOC117893408 gene encoding formin-binding protein 1-like isoform X4, which gives rise to MSCLFGYLNATTTTARSLNCGSKAAVGSSICWDRDPWQRLEEFRDQNDNLAIHTNRGIDALDKYANFLRDRVAIETEYAGKLRRLVKNYQPKKKEEEDNEFTSMQAFRNLLKEVGDLAGQREVVSESLQLQIIQGVTLLSKTLRDDRKKCLSDGAMLQQNLSTQLSSLERAKRNYEKAYRDSEKAVENYKKADMDLNLSRAEVERYKTIMTSKIQQSDDAKNEYANQLQKTNNLQQQHFSILLPAVLSRLQELDEKRTRGIREFIIGAAEVESSVAPIIARCMEGIVKAGESINEKEDSFKVIERYQSGFTPPTDIPFEDLSKLDPDSLQDHYSNSMSNHLTMRGTMSANKIKKRVGIFNIFGSNKNSLTADGQKEDFSDLPPNQQRKKLQAKIAELQQKIAQETNARDGLMKMKIVYETNSSLGNPMTVEGQLNESEHKLEKLKIDLKKYQGYFERANQAQVANNSPQANRNQLQNGHRTSRHSNGSADDHHDEGDDQPDDAGSLSRSGSEDNVAQIQNGHNNNNNGSASPESGLGTSHTSLPGSGQGSANENAIGEDAYFETEVEPLQPLGTCRALYPFEASSEGSIPMNEGEELQVIEIDQGDGWTRVRRANDSNGWDEGFVPTSYIECTLYA
- the LOC117893408 gene encoding formin-binding protein 1-like isoform X6 — encoded protein: MASSSSSRHSSNNKLAESENASAENSNNMSWGIELWDQNDNLAIHTNRGIDALDKYANFLRDRVAIETEYAGKLRRLVKNYQPKKKEEEDNEFTSMQAFRNLLKEVGDLAGQREVVSESLQLQIIQGVTLLSKTLRDDRKKCLSDGAMLQQNLSTQLSSLERAKRNYEKAYRDSEKAVENYKKADMDLNLSRAEVERYKTIMTSKIQQSDDAKNEYANQLQKTNNLQQQHFSILLPAVLSRLQELDEKRTRGIREFIIGAAEVESSVAPIIARCMEGIVKAGESINEKEDSFKVIERYQSGFTPPTDIPFEDLSKLDPDSLQDHYSNSMSNHLTMRGTMSANKIKKRVGIFNIFGSNKQRQIIEACITMKNSLTADGQKEDFSDLPPNQQRKKLQAKIAELQQKIAQETNARDGLMKMKIVYETNSSLGNPMTVEGQLNESEHKLEKLKIDLKKYQGYFERANQAQVANNSPQANRNQLQNGHRTSRHSNGSADDHHDEGDDQPDDAGSLSSSSASPESGLGTSHTSLPGSGQGSANENAIGEDAYFETEVEPLQPLGTCRALYPFEASSEGSIPMNEGEELQVIEIDQGDGWTRVRRANDSNGWDEGFVPTSYIECTLYA
- the LOC117893408 gene encoding formin-binding protein 1-like isoform X7 yields the protein MASSSSSRHSSNNKLAESENASAENSNNMSWGIELWDQNDNLAIHTNRGIDALDKYANFLRDRVAIETEYAGKLRRLVKNYQPKKKEEEDNEFTSMQAFRNLLKEVGDLAGQREVVSESLQLQIIQGVTLLSKTLRDDRKKCLSDGAMLQQNLSTQLSSLERAKRNYEKAYRDSEKAVENYKKADMDLNLSRAEVERYKTIMTSKIQQSDDAKNEYANQLQKTNNLQQQHFSILLPAVLSRLQELDEKRTRGIREFIIGAAEVESSVAPIIARCMEGIVKAGESINEKEDSFKVIERYQSGFTPPTDIPFEDLSKLDPDSLQDHYSNSMSNHLTMRGTMSANKIKKRVGIFNIFGSNKQRQIIEACITMKNSLTADGQKEDFSDLPPNQQRKKLQAKIAELQQKIAQETNARDGLMKMKIVYETNSSLGNPMTVEGQLNESEHKLEKLKIDLKKYQGYFERANQAQVANNSPQANRNQLQNGHRTSRHSNGSADDHHDEGDDQPDDAGSLSSSASPESGLGTSHTSLPGSGQGSANENAIGEDAYFETEVEPLQPLGTCRALYPFEASSEGSIPMNEGEELQVIEIDQGDGWTRVRRANDSNGWDEGFVPTSYIECTLYA
- the LOC117893408 gene encoding formin-binding protein 1-like isoform X3, producing MSCLFGYLNATTTTARSLNCGSKAAVGSSICWDRDPWQRLEEFRDQNDNLAIHTNRGIDALDKYANFLRDRVAIETEYAGKLRRLVKNYQPKKKEEEDNEFTSMQAFRNLLKEVGDLAGQREVVSESLQLQIIQGVTLLSKTLRDDRKKCLSDGAMLQQNLSTQLSSLERAKRNYEKAYRDSEKAVENYKKADMDLNLSRAEVERYKTIMTSKIQQSDDAKNEYANQLQKTNNLQQQHFSILLPAVLSRLQELDEKRTRGIREFIIGAAEVESSVAPIIARCMEGIVKAGESINEKEDSFKVIERYQSGFTPPTDIPFEDLSKLDPDSLQDHYSNSMSNHLTMRGTMSANKIKKRVGIFNIFGSNKNSLTADGQKEDFSDLPPNQQRKKLQAKIAELQQKIAQETNARDGLMKMKIVYETNSSLGNPMTVEGQLNESEHKLEKLKIDLKKYQGYFERANQAQVANNSPQANRNQLQNGHRTSRHSNGSADDHHDEGDDQPDDAGSLSRSGSEDNVAQIQNGHNNNNNGSSASPESGLGTSHTSLPGSGQGSANENAIGEDAYFETEVEPLQPLGTCRALYPFEASSEGSIPMNEGEELQVIEIDQGDGWTRVRRANDSNGWDEGFVPTSYIECTLYA
- the LOC117893408 gene encoding formin-binding protein 1-like isoform X8 is translated as MSWGIELWDQNDNLAIHTNRGIDALDKYANFLRDRVAIETEYAGKLRRLVKNYQPKKKEEEDNEFTSMQAFRNLLKEVGDLAGQREVVSESLQLQIIQGVTLLSKTLRDDRKKCLSDGAMLQQNLSTQLSSLERAKRNYEKAYRDSEKAVENYKKADMDLNLSRAEVERYKTIMTSKIQQSDDAKNEYANQLQKTNNLQQQHFSILLPAVLSRLQELDEKRTRGIREFIIGAAEVESSVAPIIARCMEGIVKAGESINEKEDSFKVIERYQSGFTPPTDIPFEDLSKLDPDSLQDHYSNSMSNHLTMRGTMSANKIKKRVGIFNIFGSNKQRQIIEACITMKNSLTADGQKEDFSDLPPNQQRKKLQAKIAELQQKIAQETNARDGLMKMKIVYETNSSLGNPMTVEGQLNESEHKLEKLKIDLKKYQGYFERANQAQVANNSPQANRNQLQNGHRTSRHSNGSADDHHDEGDDQPDDAGSLSRSGSEDNVAQIQNGHNNNNNGSSASPESGLGTSHTSLPGSGQGSANENAIGEDAYFETEVEPLQPLGTCRALYPFEASSEGSIPMNEGEELQVIEIDQGDGWTRVRRANDSNGWDEGFVPTSYIECTLYA
- the LOC117893408 gene encoding formin-binding protein 1-like isoform X10 → MASSSSSRHSSNNKLAESENASAENSNNMSWGIELWDQNDNLAIHTNRGIDALDKYANFLRDRVAIETEYAGKLRRLVKNYQPKKKEEEDNEFTSMQAFRNLLKEVGDLAGQREVVSESLQLQIIQGVTLLSKTLRDDRKKCLSDGAMLQQNLSTQLSSLERAKRNYEKAYRDSEKAVENYKKADMDLNLSRAEVERYKTIMTSKIQQSDDAKNEYANQLQKTNNLQQQHFSILLPAVLSRLQELDEKRTRGIREFIIGAAEVESSVAPIIARCMEGIVKAGESINEKEDSFKVIERYQSGFTPPTDIPFEDLSKLDPDSLQDHYSNSMSNHLTMRGTMSANKIKKRVGIFNIFGSNKNSLTADGQKEDFSDLPPNQQRKKLQAKIAELQQKIAQETNARDGLMKMKIVYETNSSLGNPMTVEGQLNESEHKLEKLKIDLKKYQGYFERANQAQVANNSPQANRNQLQNGHRTSRHSNGSADDHHDEGDDQPDDAGSLSSSASPESGLGTSHTSLPGSGQGSANENAIGEDAYFETEVEPLQPLGTCRALYPFEASSEGSIPMNEGEELQVIEIDQGDGWTRVRRANDSNGWDEGFVPTSYIECTLYA
- the LOC117893408 gene encoding formin-binding protein 1-like isoform X1 — protein: MASSSSSRHSSNNKLAESENASAENSNNMSWGIELWDQNDNLAIHTNRGIDALDKYANFLRDRVAIETEYAGKLRRLVKNYQPKKKEEEDNEFTSMQAFRNLLKEVGDLAGQREVVSESLQLQIIQGVTLLSKTLRDDRKKCLSDGAMLQQNLSTQLSSLERAKRNYEKAYRDSEKAVENYKKADMDLNLSRAEVERYKTIMTSKIQQSDDAKNEYANQLQKTNNLQQQHFSILLPAVLSRLQELDEKRTRGIREFIIGAAEVESSVAPIIARCMEGIVKAGESINEKEDSFKVIERYQSGFTPPTDIPFEDLSKLDPDSLQDHYSNSMSNHLTMRGTMSANKIKKRVGIFNIFGSNKQRQIIEACITMKNSLTADGQKEDFSDLPPNQQRKKLQAKIAELQQKIAQETNARDGLMKMKIVYETNSSLGNPMTVEGQLNESEHKLEKLKIDLKKYQGYFERANQAQVANNSPQANRNQLQNGHRTSRHSNGSADDHHDEGDDQPDDAGSLSRSGSEDNVAQIQNGHNNNNNGSSASPESGLGTSHTSLPGSGQGSANENAIGEDAYFETEVEPLQPLGTCRALYPFEASSEGSIPMNEGEELQVIEIDQGDGWTRVRRANDSNGWDEGFVPTSYIECTLYA